From the genome of Malus sylvestris chromosome 6, drMalSylv7.2, whole genome shotgun sequence, one region includes:
- the LOC126626775 gene encoding cyclin-dependent kinase D-3-like — MAEVDLTKKVADRYLKREVLGEGTYGVVYKAIDTKTGQTVAIKKIRLGKQKEGVNFTALREIKLLKELKDPNIIELIEAFPHKGNLHLVFEFMETDLEAVIRDRNIFLSPADIKSYLQMTLKGLAVCHKKWVLHRDMKPNNLLIGPNGQLKLADFGLARIFGSPDRRFTHQVFARWYRAPELLFGTKQYGPGVDVWAAACIFAELLLRRPFLQGSSDIDQLGKIFAAFGTPTPSQWPDMVYLRDYVEYQYVPAPPLRSLFPVAGDDALDLLAKMFTYDPKVRISVQQALEHRYFTSAPLPTYPDKLPRPAPKRESKASDFDPNDGPTVLSPPRKSRRVMPKRDGFEGNSHVDKIDDRFGEARHAAGENTSRNEPMSVDFSIFGAKPPTRPTINSADRTHLKRKLDLEFQHPE; from the exons ATGGCAGAGGTCGATCTGACGAAGAAAGTGGCGGATAGGTATCTGAAGCGCGAGGTTCTTGGTGAAGGTACCTATGGAGTCGTCTACAAAGCCATTGATACGAAG ACAGGACAGACAGTTGCTATTAAAAAAATTCGGCTTGGAAAGCAAAAGGAAGGGGTGAATTTCACAGCCCTCAGAGAAATTAAGCTGCTTAAAGAGCTGAAAGATCCGAACATAATTGAGTTGATTGAAGCATTCCCTCATAAAGGAAACTTGCATCTTGTATTTGAGTTCATGGAAACGGACCTTGAAGCTGTTATACGTGATCGGAATATATTCCTATCACCAGCTGACATAAAGTCATACCTTCAGATGACGTTAAAAGGACTTGCTGTTTGCCACAAGAAATGGGTTTTACACAG GGATATGAAGCCTAACAACTTGTTGATAGGACCTAACGGGCAGCTTAAACTTGCAGATTTTGGTTTAGCACGAATATTTGGGAGCCCAGATCGCAGGTTCACTCATCAG GTCTTTGCCCGTTGGTATAGAGCACCTGAGCTGTTATTTGGCACCAAGCAATATGGACCTGGGGTAGATGTTTGGGCTGCGGCTTGTATATTCGCTGAACTTCTCTTACGCAGACCCTTTTTGCAG GGATCAAGTGATATTGATCAATTAGGAAAGATTTTTGCGGCTTTTGGGACTCCAACACCTTCTCAGTGGCCTGATATGGTATACCTCCGGGATTATGTGGAATACCAATATGTTCCAGCACCCCCTTTGCGTTCATTGTTTCCAGTGGCTGGTGATGATGCCCTGGATTTGTTAGCGAAGATGTTTACTTATGACCCCAAAGTTAGAATTTCCGTACAGCAGGCATTAGAGCACAG GTACTTTACATCTGCACCTCTTCCTACGTATCCAGACAAGCTTCCTAGACCTGCTCCAAAGCGGGAATCTAAGGCTTCTGATTTTGATCCAAATGATGGTCCTACTGTGTTATCACCTCCTCGAAAATCAAGGAGAGTGATGCCAAAGCGTGATGGTTTTGAAGGAAATTCACATGTTGATAAGATTGATGATCGTTTCGGTGAAGCCAGACATGCTGCTGGTGAAAATACAAGCAGGAATGAACCAATGTCAGTTGATTTTTCTATCTTTGGAGCAAAACCTCCAACTAGACCTACTATTAATAG
- the LOC126624946 gene encoding glutathione S-transferase U8-like, with protein MGGVKLFATKESLFSSRIQWALKLKGVEYEFILEDLANKSPLLLKYNPIYKKVPVLVHGDNVVVESLVILEYIEETWKEHPLLPRDSYDRATARFWAKFNDEKLVPPVWTACTGEGEAQEKAKESALESLALLEKQIEGKKFFGGEQIGYLDLVLGWISYWISGVEEAGGNKVLEAEMFPSLHQWGQNFIHNPLIEECIPAREAFVAYVQYAINCKIFLKS; from the exons ATGGGAGGTGTGAAGCTGTTTGCAACAAAAGAAAGCCTTTTCAGTTCTAGGATTCAGTGggcattgaagctcaagggtgTGGAGTATGAGTTCATATTAGAAGATTTGGCAAACAAGAGTCCTCTTCTCCTCAAGTACAACCCCATCTACAAGAAGGTGCCGGTGCTTGTGCACGGTGACAACGTCGTTGTCGAGTCACTTGTGATCCTCGAGTACATCGAGGAGACATGGAAGGAGCACCCGTTGCTGCCTCGGGACTCATATGACCGAGCCACAGCTCGATTTTGGGCCAAGTTCAACGATGAAAAG CTTGTGCCTCCAGTGTGGACAGCTTGCACGGGAGAAGGCGAAGCGCAGGAGAAGGCGAAAGAGTCTGCGTTAGAATCACTAGCACTTCTTGAGAAGCAGATCGAAGGGAAGAAGTTTTTCGGCGGAGAACAAATAGGGTATCTAGATTTAGTATTGGGGTGGATATCTTACTGGATAAGTGGTGTGGAAGAAGCTGGAGGCAACAAGGTACTTGAAGCAGAGATGTTTCCATCTCTCCACCAATGGGGTCAGAACTTCATCCACAATCCACTCATTGAAGAATGCATTCCGGCTAGAGAGGCGTTTGTCGCCTACGTCCAATATGCCATCAATTGTAAgatatttctgaaatcataa